In Colletotrichum lupini chromosome 6, complete sequence, a single window of DNA contains:
- a CDS encoding peptidase family M28 yields MKFSKSTATLLSLVTSTAATNTTCRPKIDSEKLQADLTTENLMANLEALNEIAFANGGNRAFGLPGYAASVDYVWDRISAVPATRAWKQDFPATFGQVTSIDFNIDGESIYVFGLTYSPSTSAEGITAEIVLGPDGAAACDAANYEGLNVQDKIVLVQRFRCPTGGTLAGRVRPAAAAGAAAVIVYHDITTNATAGSLSAPDPEGFVPAGFINLADGLKIKERLDAGETVEAHFQQTQIVEERITQNVFVETEEGDPHNVIMLGAHLDSVQAGPGINDDGSGTSLLLELFLAMTQYRTKNKVRFAWWGAEENGLLGSKFYCSNLPASDVDDLLVYLNFDMVAKGFFGVADTDGSTHGSAGPAGSDVVEHIYEAYYQSQGLEVTPAVLTNGSDYASFWQILGKPFGFLHTGTAVAQDPCYHQACDTIENPDPNTITVNARAAAHMLTVLSLNGTSLIPKTPVNATMLTHLQSRSLEPDMIQIEELEALGERHLGCGHDV; encoded by the exons ATGAAGTTCTCCAAGTCGACCGCGACTTTACTGTCGCTGGTCACCAGCACCGCGGCAACGAACACGACATGTCGGCCCAAGATTGACTCGGAAAAGCTCCAAGCTGATCTCACCACTGAGAA CTTGATGGCCAACCTGGAAGCTCTCAACGAAATCGCCTTCGCCAACGGTGGAAACCGCGCCTTCGGTCTCCCAGGTTATGCCGCATCGGTCGACTACGTGTGGGATCGCATCTCCGCAGTCCCAGCCACGAGGGCATGGAAACAAGACTTTCCTGCCACCTTTGGTCAGGTCACCTCGATCGACTTCAACATTGATGGCGAGTCGATTTACGTCTTTGGCTTGACATACTCTCCCTCCACGAGCGCAGAAGGTATCACGGCAGAAATTGTTCTTGGTCCCGATGGCGCCGCCGCCTGCGATGCTGCCAACTACGAGGGTTTGAATGTCCAGGACAAGATCGTGCTCGTGCAGAGATTCAGATGCCCTACTGGCGGCACTCTTGCTGGAAGAGTCCGCCCCGCTGCTGCCGCTGGCGCCGCTGCTGTCATTGTCTATCACGACATTACCACCAATGCGACGGCTGGATCTCTTAGTGCCCCCGATCCCGAGGGCTTTGTGCCGGCCGGTTTCATCAATCTCGCGGACGGGTTGAAGATCAAGGAGCGCCTGGATGCTGGCGAAACTGTTGAGGCACACTTCCAGCAAACTCAAATCGTTGAGGAGCGTATCACCCAGAATGTCTTCGTTGAGACCGAAGAAGGTGACCCACACAATGTTATCATG CTCGGGGCTCACTTGGACAGTGTTCAAGCCGGACCAGGCATCAACGATGATG GCTCTGGTACCAGCTTGCTTCTCGAGCTCTTCCTTGCCATGACGCAGTACCGAACGAAGAACAAGGTCCGCTTCGCCTGGTGGGGTGCTGAGGAAAATGGCCTCCTCGGATCCAAGTTTTACTGCTCCAACCTGCCCGCGTCCGACGTCGATGACCTCCTTGTTTACCTGAACTTTGACATGGTGGCCAAGGGCTTCTTTGGTGTGGCCGATACTGACGGAAGCACCCACGGAAGCGCCGGCCCCGCCGGATCGGATGTTGTCGAGCACATCTACGAGGCGTACTACCAGAGCCAAGGCCTCGAGGTCACACCAGCCGTCTTGACCAACGGAAGTGATTACGCCTCTTTCTGGCAGATTCTAGGCAAGCCATTTGGCTTTTTGCACACAGGCACCGCTGTCGCTCAGGATCCATGCTATCACCAAGCGTGTGACACTATTGAGAATCCCGATCCCAACACCATTACTGTCAATGCGAGG GCTGCTGCACATATGCTTACGGTTTTGTCCTTGAACGGAACATCACTTATCCCCAAGACCCCGGTCAACGCAACGATGCTCACCCATCTGCAATCGAGAAGCCTTGAGCCCGATATGATCCAGATCGAAGAGTTGGAAGCTCTGGGGGAGAGGCATCTTGGATGTGGACATGATGTTTGA